The Punica granatum isolate Tunisia-2019 chromosome 4, ASM765513v2, whole genome shotgun sequence genome has a window encoding:
- the LOC116206451 gene encoding protein PLASTID MOVEMENT IMPAIRED 1-RELATED 1 — MRSVKGEARKEIDGDLGNGKLLDEIEAISKALYLDKNPSGSSISQSTSRTTSFSRKSQLPDPKSKVKYGTDDQSQKNKKSIWNWRPLKAFSHVRNRRFNCCFTLQVHTIEGLPSSFEDLSLCVHWKRRDGGLATRPAKVFQGMAEFEENLMHTCSVYGSRSGPHHSAKYEAKHFLLYAAVFGAPELDFGKHRVDLTRLLPLTLEELDEDKNSGKWTTSFRLSGKAKGASLNVSFGYLVIGDNATAVGNNQSIPDVLRSKQNELKPVARFSKVGKRNRIHRCESLPSVLTEEVKDLHEVLPVSKSELASSTDMLYQKLERQEEEEEKSEYSSGNKPELDDPEPIKSTPCDLDANSKEIGESVCEVNEFSVIEQGIEFTEKEYVISEEVIAEAAEVSTAESHDVEEVIAEAAEVSTAESHDVVEVTADLQEKVEATKCDDSCSKESLLKELELALDSVADLEVAALDSPEDCEDDVEAELNLKMTKKKGKSHSLDDVTKSVAGEFLNMLGIEHSPFGMSSESEPESPREQLLRQFEKEALAGGYSLFDFDAVDGEAVELGYDASHVPAHFELPSPKTKAKILEDLETEALMREWGMNEKAFQASPTGSSAGFGSSFDLLPFEEPLELPPLGEGLGPYLQTQNGGFLRSMNPSLFRGAKSGGSLIMQASSPVVVPAEMGSEIMEILQHLASVGIEKLSMQANRLMPLDDITGMTMQQVAMEALPSLEGVDRQNMLQHDFEVPHEATFGQKKGKERGFGSRCSRSSQSSVGSEMGSEYVSLEDLAPLALDKIEALSMEGLRIQSGMSDEEAPANISARSIGEISTLQGKGVNDLGRSLGLDGAAGLQLLDIKESNSDDTDGLMGLSLSLNEWMKLDSGEIDDDDDDQISERTSKILAAHHANSLSWIRGSKGERKRGKGSSRKCGLLGNNFTVALMVQLRDPLRNYEPVGAPMLALIQVERVFVPPKPTIYRKVSEVRYDGDEDDEQVSNSTKEDEIKEGKEAEIVSQQEGIQQFKITEVHVAGLKTDPGKKKLWGSTTQQQSGSRWLLANGMGKSNKHPFMKSKPVSKSSTNTNSATTKVQPGETLWSISSRVHGTGAKWKELAALNPHIRNPNVIFPNETIRLR, encoded by the exons ATGAGGTCGGTGAAAGGTGAAGCCAGAAAGGAGATTGATGGTGATTTGGGTAACGGGAAACTATTGGATGAAATTGAAGCTATAAGCAAAGCACTTTATTTGGACAAAAACCCTTCTGGGTCTTCAATTTCTCAGTCGACCAGCAGAACCACATCCTTCAGCAGAAAAAGCCAATTGCCAGATCCGAAGTCAAAGGTCAAATATGGGACTGATGACCAGTCACAGAAAAACAAGAAATCCATATGGAACTGGAGGCCTCTGAAGGCCTTTTCTCATGTTCGGAACCGCAGGTTCAACTGTTGCTTCACCCTCCAAGTACATACAATCGAGGGGCTGCCTTCAAGTTTTGAGGATCTTAGCCTTTGTGTACACTGGAAGCGGCGGGATGGAGGTTTGGCAACTCGCCCAGCAAAGGTTTTCCAAGGAATGGCCGAGTTCGAAGAAAATTTGATGCACACTTGCTCAGTGTACGGTAGCAGAAGCGGACCCCATCACTCTGCAAAGTATGAAGCCAAGCATTTTCTGCTCTATGCGGCAGTTTTTGGTGCCCCAGAGCTTGATTTTGGTAAGCACCGAGTTGATCTCACAAGGTTGCTTCCTCTCACATTGGAGGAACTGGATGAGGACAAGAATTCGGGGAAGTGGACTACAAGCTTCAGATTGTCTGGAAAGGCTAAAGGAGCATCCTTAAATGTTAGTTTTGGATATCTAGTTATTGGGGACAATGCCACTGCCGTTGGAAATAACCAGAGCATTCCCGATGTGTTGAGATCAAAGCAGAATGAGTTGAAGCCAGTGGCAAGATTTAGCAAAGTTGGCAAGAGAAATCGAATACACCGTTGTGAAAGTCTCCCTAGTGTGTTAACCGAGGAAGTCAAAGATCTTCACGAGGTTTTGCCAGTATCAAAGTCAGAGCTTGCTAGTTCGACGGACATGTTGTATCAGAAACTTGAaaggcaagaagaagaagaagaaaagtcaGAATACAGTAGTGGGAATAAGCCAGAACTTGATGACCCTGAACCCATTAAATCGACTCCCTGTGATTTGGACGCCAACAGTAAAGAAATCGGTGAGAGTGTGTGTGAAGTGAATGAGTTCTCTGTAATTGAGCAGGGTATAGAGTTCACTGAGAAAGAATACGTGATATCCGAAGAGGTTATTGCAGAGGCCGCAGAGGTTTCTACGGCGGAGTCTCATGATGTTGAAGAGGTTATTGCAGAGGCCGCAGAGGTTTCTACGGCGGAGTCTCATGATGTTGTTGAAGTTACTGCTGATTTACAGGAAAAGGTAGAAGCTACCAAATGTGATGATTCGTGCAGTAAAGAATCACTTTTGAAGGAACTGGAATTGGCCCTAGACAGTGTGGCTGATTTGGAGGTTGCTGCGCTAGATTCTCCTGAAGATTGTGAAGATGACGTGGAAGCTGAATTAAATCTTAAAATGACTAAGAAGAAGGGGAAATCTCATAGCCTAGATGATGTCACAAAATCTGTGGCTGGTGAGTTCTTGAATATGCTGGGAATTGAGCACAGCCCATTTGGCATGAGTTCTGAAAGTGAGCCAGAGTCCCCAAGGGAGCAGCTACTTAGGCAGTTTGAAAAGGAAGCTTTAGCTGGTGGTTATTCTTTATTTGATTTCGATGCAGTTGATGGGGAGGCCGTAGAACTTGGATATGATGCCTCGCATGTGCCTGCTCATTTTGAACTCCCGTCGCCAAAAACAAAGGCGAAAATTTTGGAAGACTTGGAAACTGAAGCTCTCATGCGAGAATGGGGCATGAATGAGAAGGCTTTTCAGGCTTCTCCAACTGGCAGCTCCGCTGGATTTGGGAGTTCATTTGATCTTCTTCCTTTTGAAGAGCCACTTGAGTTGCCGCCTCTTGGAGAAGGTTTAGGGCCCTATCTTCAAACCCAAAATGGAGGTTTCTTGCGATCAATGAATCCTTCGCTCTTTAGAGGTGCAAAGAGTGGTGGCAGTTTGATCATGCAGGCTTCCAGTCCTGTTGTGGTCCCTGCAGAAATGGGTTCTGAGATCATGGAGATATTGCAGCATCTTGCTTCTGTTGGAATTGAGAAGCTCTCTATGCAGGCCAATAGATTGATGCCACTGGATGATATAACTGGGATGACAATGCAGCAAGTGGCCATGGAAGCTTTACCTTCTCTGGAGGGAGTTGACAG GCAAAATATGTTGCAGCATGATTTCGAGGTCCCGCATGAAGCAACTTTTGGACAAAAGAAAGGCAAAGAAAGAGGATTTGGTTCCAGATGTAGTAGGTCTAGCCAGAGCTCAGTTGGCAGTGAGATGGGATCTGAGTATGTATCTTTGGAAGATCTTGCTCCTTTGGCTCTTGATAAGATTGAAGCTCTCTCAATGGAGGGATTGAGAATACAGTCGGGAATGTCAGATGAGGAAGCGCCTGCGAACATCAGTGCTCGGTCAATTGGAGAAATCTCGACCCTGCAGGGCAAGGGGGTTAATGATCTCGGTAGGTCCCTCGGTTTAGATGGAGCTGCAGGGTTGCAACTTCTAGACATAAAAGAAAGCAATAGCGATGATACTGATGGTTTAATGGGACTCTCACTTAGTCTCAATGAATGGATGAAGTTGGATTCTGGAgaaattgatgatgatgatgatgatcaaATTAGTGAAAGAACTTCCAAAATTCTCGCGGCCCATCACGCAAACTCCTTGAGCTGGATCCGGGGGTCAAAAGGGGAGAGGAAGCGAGGTAAAGGTTCGAGTAGAAAGTGTGGCTTACTTGGGAATAACTTCACGGTAGCCCTTATGGTTCAATTACGTGACCCCCTAAGGAATTATGAGCCAGTTGGTGCTCCAATGCTTGCGCTTATTCAAGTAGAGAGAGTGTTTGTCCCCCCGAAACCGACAATCTACCGCAAGGTTTCAGAAGTAAGGTATGATggtgatgaagatgatgagcAGGTCTCCAACTCAACAAAGGAGGATGAAATCAAAGAGGGAAAGGAAGCGGAGATAGTTTCTCAGCAGGAGGGGATTCAGCAATTTAAGATCACAGAAGTTCATGTTGCGGGTCTGAAGACTGATCCTGGAAAGAAGAAGCTATGGGGGAGTACAACACAGCAACAGTCAGGGTCCCGATGGTTACTAGCTAATGGAATGGGGAAGAGCAATAAGCATCCTTTTATGAAGTCGAAGCCTGTCTCTAAATCCAGTACAAACACCAACTCCGCAACTACAAAGGTTCAGCCTGGGGAAACCTTGTGGAGCATCTCGTCCCGCGTGCACGGCACTGGAGCCAAGTGGAAGGAACTGGCTGCCCTCAACCCTCACATACGTAACCCCAATGTCATCTTCCCAAATGAAACCATCAGGTTGCGTTGA
- the LOC116205847 gene encoding membrane-associated 30 kDa protein, chloroplastic-like isoform X2, translated as MNLFDRFARVVKSYANALVSSLEDPEKILEQTVLEMNDDVIKMRQATAQVIASQKRLENKYKAAQQASEEWYRKAQLTLEKGDEDLAREALKRRKSYADNANALKAQYDQQKSVVDNLVSNTRLLESKIQEAKSKKDTLKARAQSAKTASKVNEMVGNVNTSNALSAFEKMEEKVLAMESQAEALGELTTDDLEGKFAVLESSSVDSDLEDLKKELSGGTKKGELPPGRTLRFEDAEVEKELNELRQKAKEL; from the exons ATGAATCTTTTCGATCGATTCGCTAGAGTTGTAAAG TCTTATGCCAATGCACTTGTCAGTTCTCTGGAAGACCCCGAGAAAATTTTGGAGCAGACAGTACTGGAAATGAATGATGACGTGATAAAGATGAGGCAGGCTACAGCTCAG GTGATAGCGTCTCAAAAACGGTTGGAAAACAAATATAAGGCTGCGCAACAGGCTTCTGAGGAATG GTATCGAAAGGCCCAGTTGACACTTGAAAAAGGAGATGAAGATCTAGCACGTGAGGCTCTAAAAAGACGTAAATCCTACGCT GATAATGCTAATGCTTTGAAAGCTCAGTATGATCAGCAAAAAAGTGTTGTTGATAATCTGGTCTCTAATACACGG CTATTGGAGAGCAAAATACAAGAGGCCAAGTCGAAAAAGGACACTTTAAAGGCCCGTGCCCAGTCTGCGAA GACTGCAAGCAAAGTAAATGAGATGGTAGGAAATGTGAACACAAGTAATGCCCTCTCAGCTTTCGAAAAGATGGAAGAGAAAG TTTTGGCCATGGAATCACAAGCAGAGGCTCTTGGCGAGCTGACTACTGATGACCTTGAAGGGAAG TTTGCAGTGCTGGAGAGTTCATCAGTCGATAGCGATCTAGAGGACTTGAAGAAGGAACTCTCTGGTGGTACAAAG AAAGGTGAACTTCCACCTGGAAGAACACTTCGCTTTGAAGATGCGGAGGTAGAGAAGGAGCTCAATGAATTGAGACAGAAGGCCAAGGAATTGTGA
- the LOC116205847 gene encoding membrane-associated 30 kDa protein, chloroplastic-like isoform X1 → MAIKLEALTGAAHSLTPPLTPSYSRSSSLAKKKPLATSFLNGGVGALRLAQVSRPKCGGALGARMNLFDRFARVVKSYANALVSSLEDPEKILEQTVLEMNDDVIKMRQATAQVIASQKRLENKYKAAQQASEEWYRKAQLTLEKGDEDLAREALKRRKSYADNANALKAQYDQQKSVVDNLVSNTRLLESKIQEAKSKKDTLKARAQSAKTASKVNEMVGNVNTSNALSAFEKMEEKVLAMESQAEALGELTTDDLEGKFAVLESSSVDSDLEDLKKELSGGTKKGELPPGRTLRFEDAEVEKELNELRQKAKEL, encoded by the exons ATGGCGATTAAGTTGGAAGCTCTGACGGGGGCAGCTCATTCCCTGACACCTCCTCTTACTCCATCATACTCGCGTTCTTCTTCACTCGCGAAGAAGAAACCCCTCGCGACCTCGTTCCTCAATGGAGGAG TTGGAGCTTTGAGGCTTGCTCAAGTAAGCCGTCCTAAGTGTGGCGGCGCCCTTGGTGCTCGCATGAATCTTTTCGATCGATTCGCTAGAGTTGTAAAG TCTTATGCCAATGCACTTGTCAGTTCTCTGGAAGACCCCGAGAAAATTTTGGAGCAGACAGTACTGGAAATGAATGATGACGTGATAAAGATGAGGCAGGCTACAGCTCAG GTGATAGCGTCTCAAAAACGGTTGGAAAACAAATATAAGGCTGCGCAACAGGCTTCTGAGGAATG GTATCGAAAGGCCCAGTTGACACTTGAAAAAGGAGATGAAGATCTAGCACGTGAGGCTCTAAAAAGACGTAAATCCTACGCT GATAATGCTAATGCTTTGAAAGCTCAGTATGATCAGCAAAAAAGTGTTGTTGATAATCTGGTCTCTAATACACGG CTATTGGAGAGCAAAATACAAGAGGCCAAGTCGAAAAAGGACACTTTAAAGGCCCGTGCCCAGTCTGCGAA GACTGCAAGCAAAGTAAATGAGATGGTAGGAAATGTGAACACAAGTAATGCCCTCTCAGCTTTCGAAAAGATGGAAGAGAAAG TTTTGGCCATGGAATCACAAGCAGAGGCTCTTGGCGAGCTGACTACTGATGACCTTGAAGGGAAG TTTGCAGTGCTGGAGAGTTCATCAGTCGATAGCGATCTAGAGGACTTGAAGAAGGAACTCTCTGGTGGTACAAAG AAAGGTGAACTTCCACCTGGAAGAACACTTCGCTTTGAAGATGCGGAGGTAGAGAAGGAGCTCAATGAATTGAGACAGAAGGCCAAGGAATTGTGA
- the LOC116205100 gene encoding exosome complex component RRP45A-like isoform X2, protein MEQRLANTWRLTVNEKKFIETALLSGLRTDGRNLYDYRKLTINFGREDGSAEVHLGQTRVMGFVTSQLVQPYRDRPNEGTLSIFTEFSPMADPSFEPGRPGESAVELGRVIDRGLRESRAVDTESLCVIAGKLVWAIRIDLHILDNGGNLVDAANIAALAALSTFRRPECSLGGEDGQEVIVHPPEAREPLPLTIHHIPVAVTFALLSNESIVVLDPTHHEEAVMGGRMTATLNTHGDICAIQKAGGEGVPQSVIMQCMRIAAAKAADITSKIKDAVEAYNTERALRKIKRHSVPNVSGAAAKVGESKNVSLDEKDVDDLSGHQMAKIAQLKLKAEESNAHQSDSVGGNTGVGSSAKEGITSRGGNSKNFVGGPSSWYGIHTPRVLIQIS, encoded by the exons ATGGAGCAGAGACTGGCTAATACGTGGCGGTTGACGGTGAACGAGAAGAAGTTCATTGAGACTGCCCTGCTCTCAGGCCTCCGAACCGATGGCAGGAATCTCTACGACTACCGTAAATTGACTATCAACTTCGGCAG GGAAGACGGTTCAGCTGAGGTTCACCTTGGACAGACGCGTGTAATGGGTTTTGTGACTTCCCAGCTAGTTCAGCCCTACCGAGATAGGCCTAACGAAGGGACCCTTTCGATCTTCACCGAATTCTCCCCAATGGCTGATCCTTCGTTCGAGCCAGGTCGACCAGGGGAGTCAGCGGTGGAGTTGGGCCGAGTAATAGATCGTGGCCTGAG GGAAAGTAGAGCAGTGGATACAGAATCTTTATGTGTAATCGCTGGGAAGTTAGTATGGGCCATCCGCATAGATCTCCACATTCTAGATAATGGGGG TAATCTTGTTGATGCTGCTAATATTGCTGCTTTGGCTGCATTATCAACATTCCGGAGACCTGAATGCTCATTAGGAGGAGAAGATGGTCAAGAAGTAATAGTCCATCCACCGGAG GCTAGGGAGCCTCTTCCTCTCACGATACATCATATTCCTGTAGCAGTAACCTTCGCATTATTAAGCAATGAGAGCATTGTG GTATTAGACCCAACCCACCATGAAGAAGCTGTTATGGGAGGAAGAATGACAGCTACTCTAAATACACATGGAGACATTTGTGCTATACAGAAGGCTGGAGGAGAGGGCGTCCCACAAAGTGTCatcatgcaatgcatgcgAATTGCTGCCGCTAAAGCTGCTGATATAACATCCAAGATAAAGGATGCT GTGGAAGCATACAATACAGAGAGAGCGCTTCGCAAGATTAAACGCCACTCAGTGCCTAATGTCAGTGGAGCTGCTGCTAAAGTAGGGGAAAGTAAGAACGTTTCACTTGATGAGAAGGATGTTGATGATCTCTCGGGGCATCAGATGGCTAAAATTGCTCAACTTAAGCTCAAGGCAGAGGAAAGCAATGCCCATCAAAGTGATAGTGTCGGAGGGAACACCGGAGTGGGATCATCTGCGAAAGAAGGAATTACCAGTAGAGGTGGCAACTCGAAGAATTTTGTTGGAGGCCCATCAAGTTGGTATG GGATCCATACTCCAAGGGTGTTGATCCAGATCTCTTGA
- the LOC116205100 gene encoding exosome complex component RRP45A-like isoform X1, which produces MEQRLANTWRLTVNEKKFIETALLSGLRTDGRNLYDYRKLTINFGREDGSAEVHLGQTRVMGFVTSQLVQPYRDRPNEGTLSIFTEFSPMADPSFEPGRPGESAVELGRVIDRGLRESRAVDTESLCVIAGKLVWAIRIDLHILDNGGNLVDAANIAALAALSTFRRPECSLGGEDGQEVIVHPPEAREPLPLTIHHIPVAVTFALLSNESIVVLDPTHHEEAVMGGRMTATLNTHGDICAIQKAGGEGVPQSVIMQCMRIAAAKAADITSKIKDAVEAYNTERALRKIKRHSVPNVSGAAAKVGESKNVSLDEKDVDDLSGHQMAKIAQLKLKAEESNAHQSDSVGGNTGVGSSAKEGITSRGGNSKNFVGGPSSWDPYSKGVDPDLLKSSLASRGVSVTSKKQDDLSEEKQLIAEDKAQVAPSDSSPASSVIESSKSGPPAEREKTLKDAVKPKHKRKKRNSASIDGS; this is translated from the exons ATGGAGCAGAGACTGGCTAATACGTGGCGGTTGACGGTGAACGAGAAGAAGTTCATTGAGACTGCCCTGCTCTCAGGCCTCCGAACCGATGGCAGGAATCTCTACGACTACCGTAAATTGACTATCAACTTCGGCAG GGAAGACGGTTCAGCTGAGGTTCACCTTGGACAGACGCGTGTAATGGGTTTTGTGACTTCCCAGCTAGTTCAGCCCTACCGAGATAGGCCTAACGAAGGGACCCTTTCGATCTTCACCGAATTCTCCCCAATGGCTGATCCTTCGTTCGAGCCAGGTCGACCAGGGGAGTCAGCGGTGGAGTTGGGCCGAGTAATAGATCGTGGCCTGAG GGAAAGTAGAGCAGTGGATACAGAATCTTTATGTGTAATCGCTGGGAAGTTAGTATGGGCCATCCGCATAGATCTCCACATTCTAGATAATGGGGG TAATCTTGTTGATGCTGCTAATATTGCTGCTTTGGCTGCATTATCAACATTCCGGAGACCTGAATGCTCATTAGGAGGAGAAGATGGTCAAGAAGTAATAGTCCATCCACCGGAG GCTAGGGAGCCTCTTCCTCTCACGATACATCATATTCCTGTAGCAGTAACCTTCGCATTATTAAGCAATGAGAGCATTGTG GTATTAGACCCAACCCACCATGAAGAAGCTGTTATGGGAGGAAGAATGACAGCTACTCTAAATACACATGGAGACATTTGTGCTATACAGAAGGCTGGAGGAGAGGGCGTCCCACAAAGTGTCatcatgcaatgcatgcgAATTGCTGCCGCTAAAGCTGCTGATATAACATCCAAGATAAAGGATGCT GTGGAAGCATACAATACAGAGAGAGCGCTTCGCAAGATTAAACGCCACTCAGTGCCTAATGTCAGTGGAGCTGCTGCTAAAGTAGGGGAAAGTAAGAACGTTTCACTTGATGAGAAGGATGTTGATGATCTCTCGGGGCATCAGATGGCTAAAATTGCTCAACTTAAGCTCAAGGCAGAGGAAAGCAATGCCCATCAAAGTGATAGTGTCGGAGGGAACACCGGAGTGGGATCATCTGCGAAAGAAGGAATTACCAGTAGAGGTGGCAACTCGAAGAATTTTGTTGGAGGCCCATCAAGTTG GGATCCATACTCCAAGGGTGTTGATCCAGATCTCTTGAAATCTTCTCTCGCATCACGTG GAGTGTCAGTGACCAGTAAAAAGCAGGATGACTTAAGCGAGGAGAAGCAGCTCATCGCTGAGGATAAAGCACAAGTAGCTCCCAGTGATAGCAGCCCAGCTTCTTCTGTTATCGAATCATCCAAAAGTGGACCACCGGCTGAGAGGGAGAAGACACTGAAGGATGCAGTGAAGCCGAAGCACAAGAGGAAAAAGAGGAATTCCGCTTCCATAGATGGAAGCTAG
- the LOC116205850 gene encoding uncharacterized protein CG45076, whose product MATSSSLLRQTCQIPKSLRQLSTSAAATSHHRQPPQNHKFLDPNSYLGSWQPPKDPKEAEAKLAMLRRQYAKQVKEVRKEYIREVEMMRLEQQRKDEAKREAIRVAREERNKLKAAEAKVRAEERKVAEEEFRQMLMKERAAKLENWRMKEKAQEDKNKEKRELLRRQSSLWIDQQNLEAKLLEAIVQTTEL is encoded by the exons ATGGCGACTTCTAGTTCCTTACTACGTCAAACCTGCCAAATCCCGAAATCCCTCCGCCAACTAAGCACATCAGCGGCGGCCACTTCTCACCACCGTCAGCCACCGCAGAACCACAAGTTCCTGGACCCAAACTCCTACTTGGGGAGCTGGCAGCCGCCCAAGGACCCAAAGGAGGCCGAGGCCAAGCTGGCTATGCTCAGAAGACAGTACGCTAAGCAG GTGAAGGAGGTGCGGAAGGAGTATATAAGAGAGGTGGAGATGATGAGGCTGGAGCAGCAGCGGAAGGACGAGGCGAAGAGAGAGGCGATTAGGGTGGCCAGGGAGGAAAGGAACAAGCTGAAGGCTGCAGAGGCTAAGGTTAGGGCCGAGGAGCGAAAGGTTGCCGAGGAAGAGTTCCGCCAAATGCTC ATGAAAGAGAGAGCGGCAAAACTTGAAAACTGGAGGATGAAGGAGAAAGCTCAGGAAGACAAGAACAAGGAAAAGCGTGAGCTTTTACGCAGGCAAAGTTCCCTGTGGATCGACCAACAAAACCTGGAGGCGAAATTATTGGAAGCTATTGTTCAAACCACAGAACTCTGA